Proteins co-encoded in one Oreochromis aureus strain Israel breed Guangdong linkage group 3, ZZ_aureus, whole genome shotgun sequence genomic window:
- the LOC116310300 gene encoding LOW QUALITY PROTEIN: erythroid membrane-associated protein-like (The sequence of the model RefSeq protein was modified relative to this genomic sequence to represent the inferred CDS: substituted 1 base at 1 genomic stop codon): MNKYAVDVTLDPATAAGWVVLSPDGKKVSLSSQQWRNPLPDDPRRFNSCVAVLGKQSFTSGKRYWVVQVGDKRDWDLGVARESINRKGAITICPDNGYWAICXRSGGSLCACAGPSVTLHLKEIPQKVGIFLDYDEGSVSFYNTEAKTHIYTYSGLTFTEPLYPYFNPCIHDTGKNTAPLVICPIEAGITVDTSAR, encoded by the exons ATGAATAAATATGCAG TGGATGTAACTCTGGATCCTGCTACTGCTGCTGGCTGGGTGGTCCTGTCCCCGGATGGTAAAAAG GTGAGCCTGAGCTCCCAGCAGTGGAGGAACCCGCTACCTGACGACCCCCGCAGGTTCAACTCCTGCGTCGCTGTGCTGGGAAAACAAAGCTTCACATCTGGGAAACGTTACTGGGTGGTTCAG gtTGGGGACAAAAGAGACTGGGATCTTGGGGTGGCCCGGGAGTCCATCAACAGGAAGGGTGCCATCACAATTTGCCCTGACAACGGTTACTGGGCGATATGCTGACGTAGCGGTGGTAGCCTGTGCGCCTGCGCTGGACCTTCCGTCACCCTTCACCTTAAAGAAATTCCTCAGAAAGTCGGTATATTCCTGGACTATGACGAAGGCTCGGTTTCCTTCTACAACACAGAGGCAAAGACTCACATTTATACTTACAGTGGGCTCACTTTCACCGAGCCGCTGTATCCGTACTTTAACCCCTGCATACATGACACCGGGAAGAACACGGCCCCGCTGGTTATCTGCCCGATCGAGGCTGGGATCACTGTAGACACTTCAGCACGTTGA